A genomic window from Camelus ferus isolate YT-003-E chromosome 9, BCGSAC_Cfer_1.0, whole genome shotgun sequence includes:
- the SNRPA gene encoding U1 small nuclear ribonucleoprotein A, whose protein sequence is MAVPETRPNHTIYINNLNEKIKKDELKKSLYAIFSQFGQILDILVSRSLKMRGQAFVIFKEVSSATNALRSMQGFPFYDKPMRIQYAKTDSDIIAKMKGTFVERDRKREKRKPKSQETPAAKKAVQGGAAAPVVGAVQGPVPGMPPMTQAPRIMHHMPGQPPYMPPPGMIPPPGLAPGQIPPGAMPPQQLMPGQMPPAQPLSENPPNHILFLTNLPEETNELMLSMLFNQFPGFKEVRLVPGRHDIAFVEFDNEVQAGAARDALQGFKITQNNAMKISFAKK, encoded by the exons ATGGCAGTTCCCGAGACCCGCCCCAACCACACTATTTATATCAACAATCTCAACGAGAAGATCAAGAAGGATG AGCTGAAGAAGTCCCTGTACGCCATCTTCTCCCAGTTTGGCCAGATCCTGGATATCCTGGTATCACGAAGCCTGAAGATGAGAGGCCAGGCCTTTGTTATCTTCAAGGAGGTCAGCAGCGCCACCAACGCCCTGCGCTCCATGCAGGGTTTCCCCTTCTACGACAAGCCCATG CGCATTCAGTATGCCAAGACCGACTCAGATATCATCGCCAAGATGAAGGGCACATTCGTGGAGCGGGACCGCAAGCGGGAGAAGAGGAAGCCCAAGAGCCAGGAGACCCCAGCTGCCAAGAAGGCTGTGCAGGGCGGGGCGGCTGCCCCCGTAGTAGGTGCTGTCCAGGGGCCTGTCCCG GGCATGCCGCCGATGACCCAGGCACCCCGCATCATGCACCACATGCCAGGGCAGCCTCCCTACATGCCGCCCCCTGGCATGATACCGCCTCCCGGCCTCGCACCTGGCCAGATCCCACCGGGGGCCATGCCTCCACAGCAGCTCATGCCCGGGCAGATGCCACCTGCCCAGCCT CTTTCAGAAAATCCACCAAATCACATCTTGTTCCTCACCAACCTGCCGGAAGAGACCAACGAGCTCATGCTTTCCATGCTTTTCAACCA gTTCCCTGGCTTCAAGGAGGTCCGCCTGGTCCCCGGGCGGCACGACATCGCCTTCGTGGAGTTTGACAATGAAGTGCAGGCAGGGGCCGCTCGTGACGCCCTGCAGGGCTTCAAGATCACCCAGAACAATGCCATGAAGATCTCCTTTGCCAAGAAGTAG